The Suncus etruscus isolate mSunEtr1 chromosome 15, mSunEtr1.pri.cur, whole genome shotgun sequence genome contains the following window.
ctgCTGCGTCTTGGCCAGGCGGGCTTGCGAGGCCCGGTAGTCCTGCTTCTGCTGCTTCTCCGCCTCCTGGCGTGTGCGCAGGAGGCTGTTCTCGGAGTATTTAAGCACCTGGTGCAAATGGTTTTTCAACTCCTGGATCACAAAGTTCTCTTTCTCCAACTGTGGGGAGAGGAGGCAGCTCTCATGAAGGGTTCAGAGAGGGAGTCTGGGGGTAAGCACCCACCTAGGCAGGTGGGTGGGCTGGAAGTTCCTCCCAGACCTCCAGCCTTTAGGATGGTATCATCCCGACTTAACTCTGAAGCCcggtgacatgcatggcaccacCAGTCCCAGGAGAGCTGGACCGTGCAGCTGTCAAACATGGAGGACCTTGCAGGGTCTGCCACTCACGGGGGCCAGCAAAGCAGTGGGGACCCTCTCTGGTCCCCGGGAGGCACCCCAGACTTCTAGGAGTGGCTTCTCAAGTGGGCACCGACCCCTGCACCTGCCCCTCACCTGCAAAATGGACACAGTGCTGGGCAGGAAGGTGAATACTCAAGGCTAGGCTGCTCTTTATCCCCAGGGTTTCAAGATGGAGGTGGTCCTGGAAGTCTTCCAGGACCGGTTCTTCCAGAGAAACCATAGACAAGAGGGTCCCCAGAAGCATGGCCACAGGCCTGGGTCCCTCAGGTGGCCAGGAAGGGGCCATCCCTTCCTTTTACAGAGAAGAGTTTCCATGAGCTCATTTCCGTTAGAGGTTTCCCTCCCAAGCTACTCAACATGGATGTCTCCTTTGTAGCTTGCCCAACCTATCAGACGCCAGTGCAAAGGGCCATTGTGTGAGTGAACTAGTGTGTCCCCAGAGGGTCATTACCAGGTGAGGGtcatctcctttcttccctttttttttttttgtttgttcctttgtttttgggccacacccagcagcacctagggttcctcctggctctgagctcagaaatcgctcctggcaggctcaggagaccacatgagatgctaagaatggaacccaggtccaacctggCCCTCTCCCTCAGTGCTCTCTGGAGCTCTGGAGTGGCCAGGCCAGGTCCACACACCGGGTCTTCCTTCCCGGAGCCAGGATTGAGAACTGTGGCTGTCTCCATCCAGGAGAGCAGTGTTGGGGCCAGCCCTGACCCGTCATGTATCAGCTGTAGGGCAGGCCTCCATCTGTTTGTGAAAACAGCTCAGTACCTGCCCCCAGACCTGGCCTGGAAAGTTCTGCCTGTCCTCCCTTGCTGGGCTCATTCGTTCCCTCATTCTCCACATCTTAACTTCCAGGTCCTTTGGCTGAAGATTGGTTCTCTTGGGGATGCCCTACACTTACCCTTCATCCTAGTTCTCAAAATCCATCAACTCGGCTCCTCAGtacctcccttccccttccctacCACAGACTGCATGCTACTGGCACTCCGGGGAGGGGCTTATTTACAAGACCTGGTTCTCCAGCCAGTGCTCAGAGAAACCAGCTCCACAAAGCTTCATTCTCCCCGTGCCCTTCTACCGCAGACACCCACCTCTGTGTCCCGGGTCTTCATGCTTCCTGACAGTTCCTTTTCCAGCGCGTCTATGATCTCCTGGTTCCTCTTGTTCTGCTTGCTGATGTTGTGGATGAACTGGGTCTTGTCCCGAAGTTCCATGGGGCTGGTGAGGAGCCTCTCAAACAGGAACCCCCGGAGCTGCTTCAGGGCATCGATGAAGGCCTGTGCGCCCGGGCTGCGGCTCAGGGCCTGCGACTCCAGGACTCTGGCCGCCTGGGGGTTGGTGAGCAGGAGTCGGAGGACGTTCCGGGTGGAGTCCCTGACCTGGTCCTGCAGCATGGCCAGGTGGCCCTCCTGCAGCTCAGCGGAGAGGAAGTGCTGGTGGAACAGGCCTGCCTCACGCTCTTGCCCCTCTTCCTCCCGTGCCAGCCCGTCTTCTTGCTCCAGGAAGCGCACCCCGGCCAGAAGGTCCTGGCAGAAACCATCGTGTTCCCTCAGCACCTGCAAGATGTGCTCCTCCAGCAGCCCCTCCAGGGCGTCGAGATGCAATGCGGCAGGCGACAGCAGTGTCGCCCACTCCACCTTCTGGATGGTTTGGTCCAGCACGGCCATGATTCTCTTGGCCTCGATGGTGGTGAGTTTGGTCCTGGAGGGCACCAAGTGCTTGAGCGGGGAGCTCACCTTCTTGGCGGGCTCTGCCAAAAGCCTGAGCTTGTTCAGGTTGGGGCTCTGGTAGAGGGGTGACACGGAGAGACCCTTCAGTGCCATTCTCTGAGCTGTCTTGGGTGGTCACTGAGCACCCCGGgagatgaagaaggaaggcctcCTGCTCTTGGGGGTCAGGGGACcctgaaaaggaagaaggagaaatgaGCAGAGCCGGGGAGGCCACCCAGTAGCTCTTAGGAGGCCTAAGAGCTGACAATCTTTGCAGCTAAACCTCTCTGGgcgtttaattta
Protein-coding sequences here:
- the IQCD gene encoding dynein regulatory complex protein 10, producing the protein MALKGLSVSPLYQSPNLNKLRLLAEPAKKVSSPLKHLVPSRTKLTTIEAKRIMAVLDQTIQKVEWATLLSPAALHLDALEGLLEEHILQVLREHDGFCQDLLAGVRFLEQEDGLAREEEGQEREAGLFHQHFLSAELQEGHLAMLQDQVRDSTRNVLRLLLTNPQAARVLESQALSRSPGAQAFIDALKQLRGFLFERLLTSPMELRDKTQFIHNISKQNKRNQEIIDALEKELSGSMKTRDTELEKENFVIQELKNHLHQVLKYSENSLLRTRQEAEKQQKQDYRASQARLAKTQQELLLLRSQLHNLTQENQEVEQALRKKKYKVETEIENWIQKYDMDMEEKQDEFEELDSIHKEEKIQLQELQDRYNTLVEEFAQIQQEREISSKKKMEAEQEMLRMVRAATLIQAVWKGYLVRSMMKSRRKKRGKGKGKEEVKSKRKNKKMGSLKELSPEETFLEERGLEERGDEEREGEREEEKYKGKRRKGRGKK